From the Lathyrus oleraceus cultivar Zhongwan6 chromosome 4, CAAS_Psat_ZW6_1.0, whole genome shotgun sequence genome, one window contains:
- the LOC127075014 gene encoding protein TORNADO 2 isoform X2: MLQLRGHGNIEPNRSYLEYHVNDFSIWLRRRVRSSHKWDGIKSCLSSSSICAELNQSYRLPQDFFNAHLSPLQSGCCKPPTKCGYTFVNPTYWISPINNGEDMDCMKWSNDQTQLCYNCDSCKAGLLATLRIDWRKANVILIVTLVGLIVVYLFGCFAFRNAKTEELFRKYKQGYT, translated from the exons ATGCTACAACTAAG AGGACATGGAAATATTGAACCTAATAGGTCATATTTGGAGTATCATGTGAATGATTTTTCAATTTGGCTAAGAAGAAGGGTTAGAAGTTCACATAAGTGGGATGGAATAAAGAGTTGCCTTAGTTCATCAAGTATTTGTGCTGAGTTGAATCAAAGTTATCGGTTGCCTCAAGATTTCTTTAATGCACACCTATCACCCTTGCAG TCAGGGTGTTGCAAACCACCAACAAAATGTGGCTACACATTTGTGAACCCAACTTATTGGATTAGTCCAATCAACAATGGTGAAGACATGGATTGCATGAAATGGAGCAATGATCAAACACAACTTTGCTACAATTGTGACTCATGCAAAGCTGGTTTATTAGCAACACTTAGAATAGATTGGAGAAAAGCCAATGTGATATTGATTGTTACATTGGTTGGTTTAAttgttgtttatttgtttggGTGTTTTGCCTTTAGGAATGCCAAAACTGAGGAGCTTTTTCGCAAATACAAGCAAGGATACACTTGA
- the LOC127075014 gene encoding protein TORNADO 2 isoform X1, with protein MALSNNVIGIINFIAVLLSIPIIGAGIWLTTLQAESCVKILQWPVIILGILIFIVAMVGLVGAFWRIPMLLIFYLIAMIVLIVLLVSLVIFVYFVTLRGHGNIEPNRSYLEYHVNDFSIWLRRRVRSSHKWDGIKSCLSSSSICAELNQSYRLPQDFFNAHLSPLQSGCCKPPTKCGYTFVNPTYWISPINNGEDMDCMKWSNDQTQLCYNCDSCKAGLLATLRIDWRKANVILIVTLVGLIVVYLFGCFAFRNAKTEELFRKYKQGYT; from the exons ATGGCATTGAGCAACAATGTCATAGGAATCATAAACTTCATTGCAGTACTCCTCTCAATCCCTATCATAGGTGCTGGAATTTGGCTAACAACATTACAAGCAGAATCATGTGTCAAAATCCTACAATGGCCAGTGATCATTTTAGGGATACTAATTTTCATTGTTGCAATGGTAGGGTTGGTTGGAGCCTTTTGGAGGATACCGATGCTTCTTATATTCTACCTTATTGCAATGATTGTGCTCATTGTATTGTTGGTTTCTTTGGTGatttttgtttattttgtcacACTTAGAGGACATGGAAATATTGAACCTAATAGGTCATATTTGGAGTATCATGTGAATGATTTTTCAATTTGGCTAAGAAGAAGGGTTAGAAGTTCACATAAGTGGGATGGAATAAAGAGTTGCCTTAGTTCATCAAGTATTTGTGCTGAGTTGAATCAAAGTTATCGGTTGCCTCAAGATTTCTTTAATGCACACCTATCACCCTTGCAG TCAGGGTGTTGCAAACCACCAACAAAATGTGGCTACACATTTGTGAACCCAACTTATTGGATTAGTCCAATCAACAATGGTGAAGACATGGATTGCATGAAATGGAGCAATGATCAAACACAACTTTGCTACAATTGTGACTCATGCAAAGCTGGTTTATTAGCAACACTTAGAATAGATTGGAGAAAAGCCAATGTGATATTGATTGTTACATTGGTTGGTTTAAttgttgtttatttgtttggGTGTTTTGCCTTTAGGAATGCCAAAACTGAGGAGCTTTTTCGCAAATACAAGCAAGGATACACTTGA